A part of Streptomyces sp. NBC_01451 genomic DNA contains:
- a CDS encoding S8 family serine peptidase, translating into MRRPRLRPARTFAVLLPLVLLGSPAASAADGSPVRLPVMPSRLAADDACTGASAERATSVPWEQQSLQLPRAWEFSAGAGVTVAVVDTGVSTSAPSLKGRVTAVGDAGQDCVGHGSFVAGLIASAATDGVRFAGVAQRARIVAVRGTDARGTATAASVAAGISAAVQAGAKVIQVSPALVQGSAALTAAVEEAVAHDALVVAAAVPDPPAKRGADEAPVPRAYWPAAQEGVLSVLDVDSTGARPDNALVPLDADLVAPGDGVVGPGPRGSGHYIGSGASFAAGFVAGAAALVRAAHPGLTGAEVAARMVATAYPDAVPRVDPYAAVTSVGAVGRGVGAAGPSREAAVRLPEDAGAGPTRRAVLFAAGGGAGLLVVVWVAVVVPRGRARGWRAS; encoded by the coding sequence ATGCGTCGCCCCCGTCTCCGTCCGGCCCGGACGTTCGCCGTGCTTCTTCCGCTCGTCCTTCTCGGCTCTCCGGCCGCCTCCGCCGCGGACGGTTCGCCGGTACGGCTGCCGGTGATGCCGTCGCGGCTCGCTGCCGACGACGCCTGTACGGGGGCCTCCGCCGAGCGGGCCACCTCCGTGCCGTGGGAGCAGCAGAGTCTGCAACTGCCCCGCGCGTGGGAGTTCTCGGCCGGGGCCGGGGTGACCGTGGCTGTCGTGGACACCGGGGTGTCCACGAGCGCGCCCTCGCTGAAGGGGCGGGTGACGGCGGTCGGGGATGCCGGGCAGGACTGTGTCGGGCACGGGAGTTTCGTCGCCGGGCTGATCGCGTCGGCGGCCACGGACGGGGTGCGGTTCGCCGGAGTCGCCCAGCGGGCCCGGATCGTGGCGGTGCGGGGCACGGACGCGCGGGGGACGGCCACCGCGGCGAGTGTCGCCGCGGGGATCAGTGCGGCGGTTCAGGCCGGGGCGAAGGTGATCCAGGTGTCGCCGGCGCTCGTGCAGGGGTCTGCGGCGTTGACGGCGGCTGTCGAGGAGGCGGTCGCGCACGATGCGCTGGTGGTGGCCGCCGCCGTTCCCGATCCGCCGGCGAAGCGCGGTGCCGATGAGGCGCCGGTGCCCCGTGCGTACTGGCCTGCCGCGCAGGAGGGCGTGCTGTCCGTGCTCGACGTGGACTCCACTGGTGCGCGGCCCGACAACGCGCTGGTGCCCCTCGACGCCGATCTGGTCGCGCCCGGGGACGGGGTCGTCGGGCCGGGGCCCAGGGGCAGCGGGCACTACATCGGGTCCGGGGCGTCTTTCGCGGCCGGATTCGTGGCGGGGGCGGCGGCGTTGGTGCGGGCCGCGCATCCCGGGTTGACGGGGGCGGAGGTCGCCGCGCGGATGGTGGCCACGGCCTATCCCGACGCGGTGCCTCGGGTGGATCCGTACGCGGCCGTGACGTCTGTGGGGGCTGTGGGGCGTGGGGTGGGTGCGGCGGGGCCTTCGCGGGAGGCCGCTGTGCGGTTGCCCGAGGATGCGGGGGCGGGGCCTACGCGGAGGGCGGTGTTGTTCGCGGCGGGGGGTGGGGCGGGGTTGTTGGTGGTGGTGTGGGTGGCGGTGGTGGTGCCTCGGGGGCGGGCTCGGGGGTGGCGGGCGTCGTAG
- a CDS encoding right-handed parallel beta-helix repeat-containing protein → MSRQVLTVCPEGTEGFRTIGEALARARSGAVISVRPGTYEENLVVVTRVTIVAEQARGTVEIRPRRGSVLTLKADAVMLTDLVLRGRDEELPAVDAARGQVAMDGCDVSGASWAAVLARGAGSLAMRDCRVSSPAGAGVVVTSNVDSSVDSCTIEHLGTSGVVIGERGRVTVRGCTIRDARGNGVLANGEAQGSVEECDISSTDKPSIALEEHCTTQVVRTVVHDTSIGVHLTSSSRTVLEELRVTATSGPAIVVSHGSDPLLRRCRTARTEGNGILVTDRARGTFEDCWLDTSQAPALRVAGSASPTLTSLTVRDCAATGVLLEEESTAELDRLDVIDAAGVGISVRSGANPMLRRARVSGSGGHGVEAVKDGRGRLEDSEIDRAGGAGVHVESDGNLYLGGTTVLAPAGVGLMVAAGGSATARDCEFREPAGDGVVVDAEGELTATRVKVNAAAENGVLVREGGRASFNACEIGGSSKDGLRVESTDPVSVVNCVVRDNKGGGLIQSKQGDRLAVEGLTSNGNGQRDAWGYGDSEGTDPAGTAPAGGGAAAETGPLAELEALIGLSNVKQQVRTLVNLTQLAQRRAQLGMSAPPMSRHLVFAGPPGTGKTTVARLYGTILAQLGALRSGHLVEVSRADLVAQVIGGTAIKATEAFNRALGGVLFIDEAYTLTADSGSSGADFGREAVDTLLKLMEDHREDVVVVAAGYSGEMQSFLGSNPGLASRFSRTVEFENYSVPELVAIMESMCVRHQYELGEGTAAALATHFERMPKDATFGNGRAARQVFEEMVDRQAVRLAGLAEVGERDLSLLLPEDVGAEAAAAAGADAGGDTRSDALSRLGDMVGLAAVKRDVTDLVNLLSTARQREAAGLPAPRISHHLVFSGPPGTGKTTVARLYGELLVSLGVLPRGQLVEVSRADLVGRYVGHTAQLTREVFERALGGVLFIDEAYTLTPAGSGSGSDFGQEAVDTLLKLMEDHREQVVVIVAGYTREMEGFMASNPGLSSRFSRRVEFADYSSDELVTIVRMHADSAGYECGPGTGAVLREYFDALPRDRSFGNARLARQVLEGMMTRQAGRVSVMAAPGLDDLRLLVPGDVPRVG, encoded by the coding sequence CACTGGCGAGGGCGCGCAGCGGCGCCGTGATCAGTGTGCGACCCGGGACCTACGAAGAGAACCTCGTCGTCGTCACCCGGGTCACCATCGTCGCCGAACAGGCACGCGGCACGGTGGAGATACGTCCGCGGCGTGGCAGCGTGCTCACGCTGAAGGCGGACGCGGTGATGCTCACCGACCTGGTGCTGCGCGGCCGCGACGAGGAGCTTCCCGCCGTGGACGCCGCCCGCGGGCAGGTCGCGATGGACGGCTGCGATGTCTCCGGTGCCTCCTGGGCGGCCGTACTCGCCCGTGGCGCCGGGTCGCTGGCGATGCGCGACTGCCGGGTGAGCAGCCCGGCCGGGGCCGGGGTGGTGGTCACCTCGAACGTGGACAGTTCGGTGGACTCCTGCACCATCGAGCACCTGGGTACTTCCGGGGTGGTCATCGGCGAGCGCGGCCGGGTCACGGTGCGCGGCTGCACCATCCGGGACGCCCGGGGCAACGGCGTCCTCGCCAACGGTGAGGCGCAGGGCTCCGTCGAGGAGTGCGACATATCGTCCACCGACAAGCCCTCGATCGCGCTGGAGGAGCACTGCACGACCCAGGTGGTGCGCACGGTCGTGCACGACACCTCCATCGGCGTCCATCTGACCAGCTCCTCGCGGACGGTCCTGGAGGAGCTCCGGGTCACCGCGACCAGTGGGCCGGCCATCGTCGTCTCGCACGGCAGCGACCCGCTGCTGCGCCGCTGCCGGACCGCCCGCACGGAGGGCAACGGCATCCTGGTCACCGACCGGGCGCGCGGCACGTTCGAGGACTGCTGGCTGGACACCTCCCAGGCGCCCGCGCTGCGCGTGGCCGGGTCCGCCTCTCCCACGCTGACCTCGCTGACCGTGCGGGACTGCGCGGCGACGGGCGTGCTCCTGGAGGAGGAGTCCACCGCCGAGCTGGACCGGCTGGACGTCATCGACGCCGCCGGAGTCGGCATCAGCGTGCGCAGCGGCGCCAATCCCATGCTGCGCCGGGCCAGGGTCAGCGGCTCGGGCGGCCACGGTGTGGAGGCCGTCAAGGACGGGCGGGGCCGGCTGGAGGACAGTGAGATCGACCGGGCCGGTGGCGCGGGTGTCCATGTCGAGAGCGACGGCAACCTGTACCTCGGCGGCACCACCGTCCTCGCGCCGGCCGGCGTGGGCCTGATGGTGGCCGCGGGCGGCAGCGCCACCGCCCGCGACTGCGAGTTCCGTGAGCCGGCCGGCGACGGTGTCGTCGTCGACGCGGAGGGCGAACTCACCGCGACCCGGGTCAAGGTGAACGCCGCCGCCGAGAACGGCGTCCTGGTCCGCGAGGGGGGCCGGGCCTCCTTCAACGCCTGCGAGATCGGCGGCAGTTCGAAGGACGGCCTGCGGGTCGAGAGCACCGACCCGGTGTCCGTCGTCAACTGCGTGGTCCGTGACAACAAGGGCGGCGGCCTGATCCAGTCCAAGCAGGGCGACCGGCTGGCCGTCGAGGGGCTCACCAGCAACGGCAACGGCCAGCGGGACGCCTGGGGTTACGGCGACAGCGAGGGCACCGACCCCGCCGGAACCGCCCCGGCCGGCGGCGGCGCGGCGGCCGAGACGGGCCCGCTCGCCGAACTGGAGGCGCTCATCGGCCTGTCCAACGTCAAGCAGCAGGTCCGTACGCTGGTCAACCTCACGCAGCTGGCGCAGCGCCGCGCCCAACTCGGCATGTCCGCACCGCCGATGAGCCGCCATCTGGTCTTCGCGGGCCCGCCCGGCACCGGCAAGACGACGGTGGCCCGGCTCTACGGCACCATCCTGGCCCAGCTGGGCGCACTGCGCTCCGGGCACCTGGTGGAGGTCTCACGGGCCGATCTCGTCGCCCAGGTCATCGGCGGTACGGCGATCAAGGCCACCGAGGCGTTCAACCGGGCACTGGGCGGGGTGCTGTTCATCGACGAGGCGTACACCCTGACGGCCGACAGCGGGAGTTCGGGGGCGGACTTCGGGCGGGAGGCGGTGGACACGCTGCTGAAGCTCATGGAGGACCACCGGGAGGACGTGGTCGTCGTCGCGGCCGGGTACTCCGGCGAGATGCAGTCGTTCCTCGGCTCCAACCCCGGTCTGGCGTCCCGGTTCTCGCGGACCGTGGAGTTCGAGAACTACTCGGTCCCCGAGCTGGTCGCGATCATGGAGAGCATGTGCGTCCGCCACCAGTACGAACTGGGCGAGGGCACGGCCGCCGCGCTGGCCACGCACTTCGAACGCATGCCGAAGGACGCCACGTTCGGCAACGGCCGGGCCGCCCGGCAGGTCTTCGAGGAGATGGTCGACCGGCAGGCCGTACGGCTGGCCGGGCTGGCCGAGGTCGGCGAGCGCGACCTCTCGTTGCTGCTCCCGGAGGACGTCGGGGCGGAGGCCGCAGCGGCGGCGGGCGCGGACGCGGGCGGGGACACGAGGAGCGACGCGCTGTCCAGGCTCGGTGACATGGTGGGGCTGGCCGCGGTCAAACGCGACGTCACCGACCTCGTCAACCTTCTCTCGACGGCCCGCCAGCGCGAGGCCGCCGGTCTGCCGGCGCCCCGGATCAGCCACCACCTCGTCTTCAGCGGCCCGCCCGGCACCGGCAAGACGACCGTGGCCCGGCTCTACGGCGAGCTGCTGGTCTCCCTCGGGGTGCTGCCGCGCGGGCAGTTGGTGGAGGTGTCCCGGGCCGACCTCGTCGGACGGTATGTGGGACACACCGCGCAGCTCACCCGTGAGGTCTTCGAACGGGCCCTGGGCGGCGTGCTGTTCATCGACGAGGCGTACACGCTGACGCCCGCCGGGTCGGGGTCCGGGTCCGACTTCGGACAGGAGGCCGTGGACACGCTGCTCAAGCTGATGGAGGACCACCGGGAGCAGGTGGTGGTGATCGTCGCGGGCTACACGAGGGAGATGGAGGGCTTCATGGCCTCCAACCCCGGCCTGTCGTCACGGTTCTCACGGCGCGTCGAGTTCGCGGACTACTCGTCCGACGAGCTGGTCACGATCGTACGGATGCACGCGGACAGCGCGGGTTACGAGTGCGGGCCGGGGACCGGGGCCGTGCTGCGCGAGTACTTCGACGCGCTGCCGAGGGACCGCTCGTTCGGCAACGCGCGGCTGGCGCGGCAGGTGCTGGAGGGCATGATGACGCGTCAGGCCGGGCGGGTCAGCGTGATGGCCGCGCCGGGGCTGGACGACCTGCGGTTGTTGGTGCCGGGGGACGTTCCTCGGGTGGGGTGA